The stretch of DNA GAATAATGCACTACTTTGAAAACTCCTGAGCTTCAATTTCTGTTTTTTCGCCCCACGCGAAAACTCATGTGCCTGAGGCGAAAATTTCAGCTGAAAAGTACCTCTCTGTCTGTTCTCTCGCCTGAGGCGAAAATGttggtgcctcaggcgaaaatccTGCAGCCTGGGGCGAAAATGCTTGTGCCTGAGGCGAAATTCTCATTTATTGACTCCGGTTATAAAAGGAAAACGCAGATCTGAGATAGGGGATCGAAAAATAGCATTGGAAACATCAATTTTGAGAACTTTTGAAGATCAAGGAGCTTGGAGACAAGGATTTGAaggtggaaacacatcaagatcatctggtaatcatgctttctttcatttctttgattGTAATGTCTTTTATTACTATGTGTaactaaattctcatgattgatccttaggggattcttattattatttctcttggactatgtgattatcatatgttatgattaatgaattacgaagttagtttcttcaatcattccttgttcttaatgctttgcataacttgatcaattgtgtaatttttcaattatttgttttactatgacgataggaatgaatgatcgatctaggaacgattgatcaattaactttcacttaagacatttcggatcgttaattgagattaaaggattaaaggttgtaaacctcaattgatcatagattacctaagacattagggatcGATGATtaagggagaggattatgttaccaagacattggacataattatttttgatttaatctaatcgtgaaactaaattgagtaaattcgttattatacatgaaattaccaagagaagtagtaattagatgaaccaaaaggatcaatcaCTTTTCTCCTATTGATTTTAATCTTAAGTTATTTCCAATTCTTGTGATCGAAATTTGAATCAACAAATTCCCCCCCATTTTTACATtgaaatttatatgtttaaatatgaattcaattagtttttgaattacaacaatccctgTAGAAAGAACGATTTTTATACTACTTAACGGCTatttgtacacttgcaaattATTCATCAAAGGTGCTAATTTTGGTCATTCTAATGAGAGTTGTTACACCTACAGACTTCAGTATGAGCCTCAAATGTATCATTCGTTTGTCGAGGATTCTGTCAAGTGCTTAGGGAAGGCTGTTGTTGGGTGGCTTAAGCTCAAAGCTGCATTAAGGTGGGGAATATTTATCAGAAAAAAAGCTGCAGAAAGAAGAGCACAGGTTACTGAATTGAATTGAGTTCaaacttgaaattcttgaaCTCATTTCACCAACTGCAACAATGAACATGCTTACAGAGAGAACAAAACCAACCATacaattatattaaatattaggTAGCTTTTCTTCCTTGTAACAAGCTCtctgatgacagtcaattatatgatgtttttagttgtaatttagggtagttttacTTGGCCCAGAACCATGAAAAGTGAAAAACGCAGCGAAAAAGGgaaaaacgtaataaacagcgcaaacatcgtacccacgatgagatcCCAGGGTGGCGCGATGAGAAtgcggtttaaattgaagaaaatctgcaacaaatctttttcatcgtaccacgatgacttgtcatcgtggcacgatgatgacggCAAAAGCACGCAGAAAATCTTGAGGAAATCTTCCATCGTaacacgatatgatccatcgtggccatgataaggcaaaattacacgtcATCGTCGCCACGATGGGTCGATGGACGCGTAGAAAAACCCAAAACCcaactgaaaaactataaatagagtcttcctcctCCACCATTATTCATTCACAAAAATATTCAGAacattgaatattcactctagagttaggagaactctaaggaggaggcaaggatgCCAAGGAACGCCATGGCCAATaaggtttttttctttctgtctttgtacctgaggtcttagtataagattagaacgaacgataatttctacctgagGCAGAGTTCGGACTAGTTAGAGGCACACGTGAAAGCTTGTGACACATGAAGCCACTAAGGTAATGATATCAAcgtttataacaaaaaaaatgtgaagacaAGCTTCTAGATTAAAGTTATTTTGATGAAGacaaatatgtgaaaagaaGATAAAGATTGATTATGTTCAAGTGCTCAAggttgaagaaattcaatttatCACATGAAGATGTTGATCAAGTTATGGGGAATAATCTTAGGTACAATATGCAATTCATTGTTATAAGCTTTAGGTGCTCAAAAACTTTCATCTAAACCTTTCTAAAGTTACTATAATAATGTTGCATGATTCCCATCCAAAAAGGTTTTAACttagaattttttcaagttttttaagcaggtaaatcgatttacctaaACAGGGAATTCGATTTACCTACAGTCTGTTGTTTCTGAAATGCTGTTTTTCAagcaggtaaatcgatttaccttgACAGGGAAATCGATTTACCAACACTCTGTTGCTGAATTTTTAACAGGTAACTCGATTTACCAAACAGGGAAATCGATTTACCCTGTGCAATTTTGAAACTTCTTTTAACGTTAAAAAGGAAagggaaatcgatttacctggtaatggaaatcgatttacCTCTGCATCCATTTGAAAATTCTGATATGTAAACACacattttcattattataccTCTTCCAAATCattgcaattttattttcaaagaggtatcattttctatataaatatacatcagaattttctcaaaaataaGGAATCACTTTCATTAACTTTTTTCATAACAATTCTCTGTACAAACTTTCACAAAACTCTTTGAAACTTTCCTGCATAATTTCATATCAGATAAAAGTTTCCTGAGCACTTAGAGTTTATTATTCTGAATTGTATTATTGGAATTTTGTTGTATCAAAATTCTCTATACTCAAATTTGTATCCAAACTCTTGTATAAATTCATATTAGTGTGAACACCTTGCTATCCAGGATTGTTGGAAGCAAGATAGTCAAAAAGAGAGGATtgttctcttgtttcactttGTAAGGGGAATCACCTTGCTGTCCAGgattgttggaagcaagagagtgaaaaagagaggattgttctcttgtttcactttATAAAGATCATAGTGAAATCTTTCACAGGGTGTGAAGGGAGTGGACGTACCATTAGGGGAACCACTATAAATCTCTTGTGTCCATTTTCTCTTTCCCTGCACTCTTTATTTTTCTGTACCTTATTCCTATATTCATCATAaccttcaagaaaaataaagttaCCATAACATctctaaaaataacaaaaaagacTCATAATCTAATTCACCCCCCTCTTAAGTTGCACTCTTAAACttacaattggcatcagagcgggTTATAGGTAACCTGTTCCTAAAAGATCAAGAATGGCTTCCGCAAATCCGACTTTTAGAGATGGTGGTAGTAGTAACAAGCCTCCATTGTTCAGTggtgaatattttgatttttggaaaATCCGTATGAAGGCACATTTAAAAGCACAAGGAGATGGTATATTGAAGGCTGTTGTTGATGGACCATTTATTCCTATGAGTGTTGTAAATGGTGTAGGCACACCCAAAATCCAAAGTTCTTGGGATGAGGATGAtaagaaaaaagtactcaaCGACAAAAAGGCAATCAATATACTTCAAAGTGCACTTAGCATGGATGAATTTTTCCGTATTTCAACATGTGAAACGGCAAAGGAAATATGGGATACATTGGTGGAAACACATGAAGGAACCGCTGAAGTTAAAAGATCTAGATTGAACACCTTGAGTCAAGAATATGAATTATTCACAATGCAGCCCGGAGAATCAATCCTCAACTTGCAAAAAAGATTCGTGCATTTGACAAATCATTTAAAAGCACTTGAAAAAACATTCTCTAATGATGAATTAAATCTCAAAGTTCTGAGATCATTGACAAGAGAATGGCAACCAAAGGTAACAGCAATATCAGAAAAGAAAAGTCTCTCCAAAATGACTTCTGCAACCTTATTTGGTAAACTACAAGATCATGAACTTGAACTTGGAAGATTAGAAAAGCATGAAGTGCAAGAGAAGAAATACAAAACTCTCGCCTTAAAATCAAAAGCAAGAGATTATGATAGTAATGATGAAGAGTCTCAATCGGAAAGTGGAGAAGATGATGATGTAGAGGTACTTGTCAAGAAACTTAAGGAATTATTgaaaaaagacaaaacaaagaaatttgATCAAGGAAAGAAATTTAATGACGAATCCACTTCCACACAAAAAATCACTTGTTATGAATGTGGGAAACAAGGACACATAAAGACGGATTGTCCAAAACGTGCAAAGAAAAGTAGTTTCAAAAGAAGAAAGGAGTCAAAGCCCAAAAGAGCCTATATTGCATGGGATGATAATGAAGTAAGTTCATCATCCAACTCGGAGAGCGAAGAATATGCAAAACTTGCATTAATGGCATCACATCATTCCGATGATGAATGTGAAGAGGTTAGTAGTAAATCTTCTTCTTATGATAATGATTTTCAAGGTGCTATTAATGAATTACTCAATGAATGTAAAATTCTATATAAAACGGTGTcaacacaaaataaacaaattttcaaatctaGTGTTTAAAGCTAAGGATTATATCACTTATGAAGacaacaacaaaggaaaaatTCTTGGCATATGCAAAGTTGGAGCATCACCTTTCACATCCATTGAAGATGTTCTTAATgttaaatgattaaaattacAATCTTCTAagtataagccaactttgtgacaAAGGCTTCAAAATCAAGTTCACCAAGGATGAATGCTTGATTAAAGATGAAGCCAATCATGAGGTAAAATTcaaaggtaaaaaaaattaataacatttTCATGATTTTCTTAGAGGATCCATATTTAAAATGTCTCATGACAAGCAACAATGACACATGACTTTGGCATAAAAGGGCAGCCCATATTCATATGAATCATTTAAATTAGTGAAACGTAATATAGTTATTGGTTTGTCAAAGATTAAGTTTGTTAAAAGATAAATCATGTGAGGCATGTTTAAATATGGCTTTTGTCTTTCAAATTGAATCTTCTAAAGTTAATGTTGcatttatgcttaaaatttcCTATGTTTGAATTACTTATGTTATTTGGATGattatgtttatatacattTATTCTTGGATTTTCTTTCACTTTTACCCATCTTTCCCTTCTTTTTGATAATGTCAAAAGGGGGAGAAGgatgtatatatgtatgtgtgTTTTCCTTGTCTCCTTTATATCCAGGTACATCATGAATTTTCAAATGAACACAAGTCATGGATTAAGGGGGAGATATTCATCCTAAGGGGAGTATTACGGAAAACTCACAAACATCAAGTATGcatttgtcatcatcaaaaagggggagaatgtGAAGACAAGCTTCTAGATTAAAGTTATTTTGATGAAGacaaatatgtgaaaagaaGATAAAGATTGATTATGTTCAAGTGCTCAAggttgaagaaattcaatttatCACATGAAGATGTTGATCAAGTTATGGGGAATAATCTTAGGTACAATATGCAATTCATTGTTATAAGCTTTAGGTGCTCAAAAACTTTCATCTAAACCTTTCTAAAGTTACTATAATAATATTGCATGATTCCCATCCAAAAAGGTTTTAACttagaattttttcaagttttttaagaaggtaaatcgatttacctaaacagggaaatcgatttacctaCAGTCTGTTGTTTCTGAAATGCTATTTTTCAagcaggtaaatcgatttaccttgACAGGGAAATCGATTTACCAATACTCTGTTGCTGAATTTTTAacaggtaaatcgatttactaAACATGGAAATCGATTTACCCTGTGCAATTTTGAAACTTCTTTTAACGTTAAAAAGGAAagggaaatcgatttacctcTGCATCCATTTGAAAATTCTGATATGTAAACACACCTTTTCATTATTATACCTCTTCCAAATCattgcaattttattttcaaagaggtatcattttctatataaatatacatcagaattttttcaaaaataaggAATCACTTTCATTAACTTTTTCATAACAATTCTCTGTACAAACTTTCACAAAACTCTTTGAAACTTTCCTGCATAATTTCATATCAGATAAAAGTTTCCTGAGCACTTAGAGTTTATTATTCTGAATTGTATTATTGGAATTTTGTTGTATCAAAATTCTCTATACTCAAATTTGTATCCAAACTCTTGTATAAATTCATATTAGTGTGAACACCTTGCTATCCAGGATTGTTGGAAGCAAGATAGTCAAAAAGAGAGGATtgttctcttgtttcactttGTAAGGGGAATCACCTTGCTGTCCAGgattgttggaagcaagagagtgaaaaagagaggattgttctcttgtttcactttATAAAGATCATAGTGAAATCTTTCACAGGGTGTGAAGGGAGTGGACGTACCATTAGGGGAACCACTATAAATCTCTTGTGTCCATTTTCTCTTTCCCTGCACTCTTTATTTTTCTGTACCTTATTCCTATATTCATCATAaccttcaagaaaaataaagttaCCATAACATCtctaaaaataaccaaaaagaCTCATAATCTAATTCACCCCCCTCTTAGGTTGCACTCTTAAACttacaattggcatcagagcgggTTATAGGTAACCTGTTCCTAAAAGATCAAGAATGGCTTCCGCAAATCTGACTTTTAGAGATGGTGGTAGTAGTAACAAGCCTCCATTGTTCAGTggtgaatattttgatttttggaaaATCCGTATGAAGGCACATTTAGAAGCACAAGGAGATGGTATATGGAAGGCTGTTGTTGATGGACCATTTATTCCTATGAGTGTTGTAAATGGTGTAGGCACAACCAAAATCCAAGGTTCTTGGGATGAGGATGAtaagaaaaaagtactcaaCGACAAAAAGGCAATCAATATACTTCAAAGTGCACTTAGCATGGATGAATTTTTCCGTATTTCAACATGTGAAACGGCAAAGGAAATATGGGATACATTGGTGGAAACACATGAAGGAACCGCTGAAGTTAAAAGATCTAGATTGAACACCTTGAGTCAAGAATATGAATTATTCACAATGCAGCCCGGAGAATCAATCCTCAACTTGCAAAAAAGATTCGTGCATTTGACAAATCATTTAAAAGCAATTAGAAAAACATTCTCTAATGATGAATTAAATCTCAAAGTTCTGAGATCATTGACAAGGGAATGGCAACCAAAGGTAACAACAATATCAGAAAAGAAAAGTCTCTCCAAAATGACTTCTGCAACCTTATTTGGTAAACTACAAGAACATGAAATTGAACTTGGAAGATTAGAAAAGCATGAAGTGCAAGAGAAGAAATACAAAAGTCTCGCCTTAAAATCAAAAGCAAGAGATTATGATAGTAATGATGAAGAGTCTCAATCGGAAAGTGGAGAAGATGATGATGTAGAAGTACTTGTCAAGAAACTTAAGGAATTATTgaaaaaagacaaaacaaagaaatttgATCAAGGAAAGAAATTTAATGACGAATCCACTTCCACACAAAAAATCACTTGTTATGAATGTGGGAAACAAGGACACATAAAGACGGATTGTCCAAAACGTGCAAAGAAAAGTAGTTTCAAAAGAAGAAAGGAGTCAAAGCCCAAAAGAGCCTATATTGCATGGGATGATAATGAAGTAAGTTCATCATCCAACTCGGAGAGCGAAGAATATGCAAAACTTGCATTAATGGCATCACATCATTCCGATGATGAATGTGAAGAGGTTAGTAGTAAATCTTCTTCTTATGATAATGATTTTCAAGGTGCTATTAATGAATTACTCAATGAATGTAAAATTCTATATAAAACGGTGTcaacacaaaataaacaaattttcaaatctaGTGTTTAAAGCCAAGGATTATATCACTTATGAAGacaacaacaaaggaaaaatTCTTGGCATATGCAAAGTTGGAGCATCACCTTTCACATCCATTGAAGATGTTCTTAATgttaaatgattaaaattacAATCTTCTAAGTATAAGCCCACTTTGTGACAAAGGCTTCAAAATCAAGTTCACCAAGGATGAATGCTTGATTAAAGATGAAGCCAATCATGAGGTAAAACTcaaaggtaaaaaaaattaataacatttTCATGATTTTCTAAGAGGATCCATATTTAAAATGTCTCATGACAAGCAACAATGACACATGACTTTGGCATAAAAGGGCAGCCCATATTCATATGAATCATTTAAATTAGTGAAACGTAATATAGTTATTGGTTTGTCAAAGATTAAGTTTGTTAAAAGATAAATCATGTGAGGCATGTTTAAATATGGCTTTTGTCTTTCAAATTGAATCTTCTAAAGTTAATGTTGCGTTTATGCTTAAAATTTCCTATGTTTGAATTACTTGTGTTATTTGGATGattatgtttatatacattTATTCTTGGATTTTCTTTCACTTTTACCCATCTTTCCCTTCTTTTTGATAATGTCAAAAGGGGGAGAAGgatgtatatatgtatgtgtgTTTTCCTTGTCTCCTTGATATCCAGGTACATCATGAATTTTCAAATGAACACAAGTCATGGATTAAGGGGGAGATATTCATCCTAGGGGGAGTATTACGGAAAACTCACAAACATCAAGTATGcatttgtcatcatcaaaaagggggagaatgtGAAGACAAGCTTCTAGATTAAAGTTATTTTGATGAAGacaaatatgtgaaaagaaGATAAAGATTGATTATGTTCAAGTGCTCAAggttgaagaaattcaatttatCACATGAAGATGTTGATCAAGTAATGGGGAATAATCTTAGGTACAATATGCAATTCATTGTTATAAGCTTTAGGTGCTCAAAAACTTTCATCTAAACCTTTCTAAAGTTACTATAATAATGTTGCATGATTCCCATCCAAAAAGGTTTTAACttagaattttttcaagttttttaagaaggtaaatcgatttacctaaacagggaaatcgatttacctaCAGTCTGTTGTTTCTGAAATGCTGTTTTTCAagcaggtaaatcgatttaccttgACAGGGAAATCGATTTACCAACACTCTGTTGCTGAATTTTTAacaggtaaatcgatttaccaaACAGGGAAATCGATTTACCCTGTGCAATTTTTAAACTTCTTTTAACGTTAAAAAGGAAagggaaatcgatttacctggtaatggaaatcgatttacCTCTGCATCCATTTGAAAATTCTGATATGTAAACACCctttttcattattataccTCTTCCAAATCATtgcaaatttattttcaaagaggtatcattttctatataaatatacatcagaattttttcaaaaataatgaATCACTTTCATTAACTTTTTCATAACAATTCTCTGTACAAACTTTCACAAAACTCTTTGAAAGTTTCCTGCATAATTTCATATCAGATGAAAGTTTCCTGAGCACTTAGAGTTTATTATTCTTAATTGTATTATTGGAATTTTGTTGTATCAAAATTCTCTATACTCAAATTTGTATCCAAACTCTTGTATAAATTCATATTAGTGTGAACACCTTGCTATCCAGgattgttggaagcaagagagtcaaaaagagaggattgttctcttgtttcactttGTAAGGGGAATCACCTTGCTGTCCAGGATTGTTGGAATcaagagagtgaaaaagagaggattgttctcttgtttcactttATAAAGATCATAGTGAAATCTTTCACAGGGTGTGAAGGGAGTGGACGTACCATTAGGGGAACCACTATAAATCTCTTGTGTCCATTTTCTCTTTCCCTGCCCTCTTTATTTTTCTGTACCTTATTCCTATATTCATCATAaccttcaagaaaaataaagttaCCATAACATCtctaaaaataaccaaaaagaCTCATAATCTAATTCACCCCCCTCTTAGGTTGCACTCTTAAACTTACAAGTGGAACCTAGGGCGAAGATATTTAAACAGAGTAAGGATAACCATTAACTAGGCTCTGTatagtttgtaatagaaatagggaacaagtgcttctgaacctatttttaatagtctAATTCCTGATAGAGGGAAACAGTggaataaccaccaagcaggagtaagggtgggatccgaccacacttaaccacctcATGTGGTCACACACAACATTTATTTTACCGTCATTTACTTTTTGTTCTTTAATTTCGTGTCATTTACTATTACCCGCAAATATAcatttcaaacaaacaaagcgaagtGAACTATCTATATTTCTAagtgaaactagtaattttggcacaatccttgtggagaacgataaacttatgaCTTATTACTTGGTAGTGATTCTGTGCACTTACAAAACCACCGTCACTCTCATGTTTTTACTTTGTATTTTCATTTCTTACTTATAAGAAGTTTGTATCTaaagtttctttttcttttctgatactttatcatgaaattaatatttatgaGCAAATCCCACGTGTAGTTTAATGGAGTAATTTCTAATTGGAGAAAAGTTTGCATTCAattaagttaaaataaaaaaaaataaaaaaataaaaaagttaaaataaaaagacaatcAAGGTGTTTGCAACAAGGAAAAAACATAGAGAAGTGATTGTGATTTAGAGAAGTATAAGGAATGATGTAAATTACTGCTTTTAAAATAGAGTGTTAGGGTGACACCCTCTAACACATTCTTTTGATACACACTAATAAAAATTAGCCACCTTATCcaattatttattcattttaccTGCTATTGGTTTATTTTAGGGAaccatttgttttatttttttattattatttattttaacttttcaatttCATCTCAAAACAACaacccaaaacaaaaaattgttggaAAGTGAAAACAGTAAACATGGTCGGGAGAAATCATTTTGGCTAAAATTACAAAGTCataggagaaagaaagaaaaattaaaatcggAACAATACATAAAAGGGGATTAAAGTtaaacaacacaaaataaaatctcaaaattgaaacTTGGGTCGATGATGATCCGCTTCAGTATACCCAGATTAAAAACATCAATGAAAAAATAGGATCCAACTCAAAACCAATTTAAAAGATGATTCAGAAAACATTCTAACacaggaattttttttttttttttttttcactggTATTGGCTTGAGACTTGGGAGTGTGTTCAttttgaggtctgaggttcgattctctctggcaccaatttgggtgggctaatttagcttctaaaaaaaacaggaaattatttctttt from Trifolium pratense cultivar HEN17-A07 linkage group LG5, ARS_RC_1.1, whole genome shotgun sequence encodes:
- the LOC123886447 gene encoding calmodulin-binding protein 60 E-like; the encoded protein is MNYNMIGDNNPENEGSYNHRDWSRQRNEQGLEDIVAEELQLRSSQMLEGDDMQRLLKTINEGANFGHSNESCYTYRLQYEPQMYHSFVEDSVKCLGKAVVGWLKLKAALRWGIFIRKKAAERRAQVTELN